CTGCGCGATGCCACGCTGGCCAGTCCGGCCGACAGCGTGCGCATCAAGCGCATGATCCTGGCCGAGTAGCCCAGGCGGCTGCGGACCGCTTCCCTGCGGGCGAAGCGCATCAACGAGAGTCAGGCTTAAGGAGGAATCATGTCCCGCGCCACGAACAATGTCGCCTCGCGCGCCCGTCGCAAGAAGATGTTCGGCCGCGCCAAGGGTTACCTGGGCAAGCGCAAGAACACCGTGCGCCAGGGCACGGAGGCCGTCCACAAGGCCGGCGTCTACGCCTACGTCGGCCGCCGCGATCGCAAGGGTCAGTTCCGGCGGCTCTGGATCGTGCGCATCAACGCCGCCGCCCATGAGCACGGCCTCAGCTACAGCCGCTTCATGAGCGGACTCAAGCGGCTGGCCGTCGAGCTCGACCGCAAGCAGCTCGCGGAGCTCGCGGTCAACGACCCGCCGGCGTTCCGGGTGCTCGCCCAGAAGGTGCAGGCGGCGCTGGGCCAGACCGGCTAGGGAGGATCCGTGCAGGCGGAACTGGCGCGTCTACGGGCCGAACTGGCGGCGGCGAGCGCCGCTCTGGCGGACGCGGAGGCGCTCGAGGCCTTCCGCGTGCGCTACCTCGGCCGCAAGGGGATCCTGGCCGGGCTCTTCCAGCGCCTCGCCGGCGCGGACCCGGGGGAGCGCCCGGCGCTGGGCAAGGCCATCCACGCCTTCCAGTCCGAAGTGGAAGCGGCACTGGCGGCGGCGCGCGCAGCGCTGGCGGCCGGTGCCGCCGAGGCACTGCCGCCCGGCTTCGATCCCAGCCTGCCGGCGCGGGGGCCCTGGCAGGGCCGGCGCCACGTCCTGGCGGCCGCCCTGGCGGAGATCCTGGACATCTTCCGCGGCATGGGCTTCTCCGTCGCCGACGGGCCCGAGGTCGAGCTGGACGCCTACAACTTCGGGAAGCTCAACTTCCCGGCCGACCATCCCTCGCGCGACGCGCAGGACACCTTCTACGTCGACGACGAGGTGCTCCTGCGCACGCACACGAGCCCCGTCCAGGTGCGCTACATGGAGACGCACCCGCCGCCGGTGCGCATCGTCGTGCCCGGCCGCGTCTACCGCAACGAGGCGATCGATGCCTCGCACGCCGCCGAGTTCCACCAGGTCGAGGGCCTCTACGTCGACGACCGCGTCACCCTCGGCGATCTCGCGACCACGCTCCAGCAGTTCGCGCGCGGATTCTTCGGGCCGCAGACCCGCCTGCGCTTCCGGCCGCACTTCTTCCCCTTCACCGAGCCGAGCGCCGAGGCGGACATGGCCTGTTTCGGCTGCGGCGGCAGCGGCTGCCGCATCTGCGGCGGCACGGGCTGGATCGAGGTCCTCGGGGCCGGCCTGGTGCACCCGCGCGTGTTCACGGCCGCCGGTTACGACCCGGAAGCGGTGACCGGCTTCGCCTTCGGGATGGGCATCGAGCGCCTGGTGATGCTCCGCCACGGGGTGACCGACATCCGCCTCTTCCTCGAGAACGACCTGCGCTTCCTGTCCCAGTTCTAGGAGCCCGCCATGCTGATCAGCCTGAACTGGCTGCGCGACTACGTCGAGGTGCCGGTCCCGGCGCCGCGCCTGGCCGAGGACCTGACGATGCTGGGCCTCAACGTCGAGGGGCTCACGCACCGGCCGAATCCCTTCGCCGCGCTGCGCATCGGCCGCGTGCTCAGCGCCCTGCGCCACCCGAACGCCGACAAGCTCACGGTCTGCACGGTGGATATCGGCGAGGGCCGGCCGCGGCAGATCGTCTGCGGCGCGCCCAACGTGCGCGCGGGGCTCGAGGTGCCCGTCGTGCCCGCCGGCGTCTGCCTGCCCGACGGCACGCTGATCAAGGAGGGCAAACTGCGCGGCGAGCGCTCCGAGGGGATGATCTGCTCGGCGATCGAGCTGGGCCTGGGCGCGGACGCCAGCGGCATCATGGAGCTGGCCTTCGGCGCCGCGCCCGGCACGCCGCTCTCCGCCCACTTCGGCGAGGAGGACTGGCTGCTCGAGATCGAGGTGACGCCCAATCGCCCCGACCAGCTCGGGGTCTACGGCATCGCCCGCGAGGTCGCCGCCCTCTACCGCGCGCCCCTGCGGGCGCCGGATACGGCCCTGCCGCCCGGCAGCGCGGCCGCGCTGCCGCCCGTCGCCGTCGAGATCCGCGACCCCGAGGGCTGCCCGCGCTACATCGCGCGGCGCCTGCGGGGAGTCACCGTCGGCCCCAGCCCCGCCTGGCTCCAGGCGAGGCTCGCGACGGTCGGCCTGCGCGCGATCAACAACGTCGTCGACGTGACGAACTACGTGCTCTACGAGACGGGCCACCCCCTGCATGCCTTCGACGCCGCGCGCCTGGCCGAGGGACGCATCGTCGTGCGCCGCGCGGCAGCGGGGGAGCGCCTCGTCACCCTCGACGAGCAGGAGCTGACCCTCACGCCCGAGGACCTGGTCATTGCCGATGCTGCGGCGCCCGTGGCACTCGCGGGGATCATGGGCGGCGAGGCGTCCAAGGTCGCGGAGACGACCCGCGAGCTCGTGCTCGAGAGCGCCGTCTTCGCGCCGGGCCGGATCCGCGGCAGCCGCCGCCGCCACGGGCTGAGCAGCGAGTCCTCCTACCGCTTCGAGCGAGGCGCCGCCGGGTCGATGGCGGCCCTGGCCAGCGCCCGGGCCACTGCGCTGCTCGTCGCCTGCGCCGGCGCTCAGGCGGCGCAGGCCAGTGACGATGTCGTGGCCGCGCCCGCCGTGCCGCGGCGGCTGCGGCTGCGGCCGGCGCGCGTGAACGCCCTCATGGGGACCGCACTGGGTCCCGACGCGATCGCTGAGCTGCTCGGCCGCCTGGAGCTGACCGCGGCGCCGGCGGGGGAGGAGCTCCTCGTCGCAGTGCCCGACTTCCGCGTCGATATCGGCGAGGAGATCGACCTCATCGAGGAGGTCGCGCGCCTGTACGGCTACGGCGCAGTGCCGCTGGAGAACCGGATGCGCAACAGCCTGCACGGCGCTCTGAGCCCAGCCGAGCGCGCCGAGGCGGCCCTCCAGGAGCTGCTCGTTGG
This sequence is a window from bacterium. Protein-coding genes within it:
- the rplT gene encoding 50S ribosomal protein L20, translating into MSRATNNVASRARRKKMFGRAKGYLGKRKNTVRQGTEAVHKAGVYAYVGRRDRKGQFRRLWIVRINAAAHEHGLSYSRFMSGLKRLAVELDRKQLAELAVNDPPAFRVLAQKVQAALGQTG
- the pheS gene encoding phenylalanine--tRNA ligase subunit alpha, with protein sequence MQAELARLRAELAAASAALADAEALEAFRVRYLGRKGILAGLFQRLAGADPGERPALGKAIHAFQSEVEAALAAARAALAAGAAEALPPGFDPSLPARGPWQGRRHVLAAALAEILDIFRGMGFSVADGPEVELDAYNFGKLNFPADHPSRDAQDTFYVDDEVLLRTHTSPVQVRYMETHPPPVRIVVPGRVYRNEAIDASHAAEFHQVEGLYVDDRVTLGDLATTLQQFARGFFGPQTRLRFRPHFFPFTEPSAEADMACFGCGGSGCRICGGTGWIEVLGAGLVHPRVFTAAGYDPEAVTGFAFGMGIERLVMLRHGVTDIRLFLENDLRFLSQF
- a CDS encoding phenylalanine--tRNA ligase subunit beta, whose protein sequence is MLISLNWLRDYVEVPVPAPRLAEDLTMLGLNVEGLTHRPNPFAALRIGRVLSALRHPNADKLTVCTVDIGEGRPRQIVCGAPNVRAGLEVPVVPAGVCLPDGTLIKEGKLRGERSEGMICSAIELGLGADASGIMELAFGAAPGTPLSAHFGEEDWLLEIEVTPNRPDQLGVYGIAREVAALYRAPLRAPDTALPPGSAAALPPVAVEIRDPEGCPRYIARRLRGVTVGPSPAWLQARLATVGLRAINNVVDVTNYVLYETGHPLHAFDAARLAEGRIVVRRAAAGERLVTLDEQELTLTPEDLVIADAAAPVALAGIMGGEASKVAETTRELVLESAVFAPGRIRGSRRRHGLSSESSYRFERGAAGSMAALASARATALLVACAGAQAAQASDDVVAAPAVPRRLRLRPARVNALMGTALGPDAIAELLGRLELTAAPAGEELLVAVPDFRVDIGEEIDLIEEVARLYGYGAVPLENRMRNSLHGALSPAERAEAALQELLVGQGCQEVLTSSFMDEQHLDAMGLAAEDPRRRAVRLRNPLVSFNSVLRSSLVPGLLDVLITNFHRGQEELRVYELGRVYRARAGEALPEEPRQLALLLTGHSAPAHWSQPAAPVSLADLRGIVEAIAARTQRPLTISYEGADPYLVSGASFRVLEGERCVGQGGLLRPALLAELKQKREVFLLEFFVPYGAPSAPAHHTPLPSFPASRRDIALLVPEGLRWQAIAGCISGAGGEG